The window TTAACAAACTAGTCATTGtcagtcattttttatattattatgctATTATATTGCCCGAAGGGGGCATGCTGCCAGAGCGTCAGTGGGTGATAAGTGCAAGAGGCATGCCCAAAGGGACTACGGTGTAGTTCCAAGTGTCGTCGCTAGAAGTCATACTCTCTGTTTCTGCCTTCATTAACATGTAGTTGTTTACGAtttctattaatattattttttggtattcCTCTTCCTTTTCCCTCATCCTAaatcaactttttcttttatttttgtcaaaggtcttgtagctgaattggtatctttccatgcacaaagtgcttggaggTCTAGGGAGGAAAGGTTTTGAGTTGCGggattagcagcatgttgtaattatttctaaaaaaaaaaaaaaaaacttattcttTTTCATTGGTGCATTAATTGTTCTTCTTTGAAAATTACCAAATCATCTCAAGTGGCTTTcctctcatcttttcatcaatagagGCCATTCTAATCTACAAGCAAATTTCCTCATTTGAATACTATCTGTCCTTGTATTTTCCGTTATACATTagtatattttcattttaaatacactcattttataaatatattgttaatGGTCTCACATTTAGTACCatagaaaattttcctttaacttAATAGATATTCTACTATCACACAATATTCTTGATGTATTTCTTGACTTCATCTACCCtgaatttttattatgatttatgTTCTCTTTTGATTCAAGATATCAAAACATCTCACTCTTTAGTTTTTCACAAAAGTTTTGTGGTGGAGATAATAATGGCTTTCCGCGTTAAATCTAGTGAAGGTCTAGCTACTTGGGACGACTAGATCTAGTTATGGGAGAATGGGATTGGTTGTTATAGAGATCAGGTAAAATTTGTGGTTTAGTGAGAGTTGTAATTGCTAAGTTGGTTCTGAGTAATATGGcaattttaattgatatttcttatttttattgatcaCCTCTTTTACATTGCAAGGACTATATATTCGTCATAATGTCGACTCAAGCACCCAGGCCAGCTAGGTAACTGTCTAAGGCCATCCAATAGAAGGACCCCAAATTTTAAAGAGATATACTTTTATTTGTGGAAGTATTAATTAAGCTTCAAATATtatccaataaataaaattttttattaaagacaaaataaaaacaaaaggagtAATATTGGGAATACTACAAATTTACTATTACACACTCTTGGTGCAATAattactccacaagtataacTGCTTGTGGGATGTAGAGGGCAAAGATCaattcaagtctctaagacGGAAgttcatacacatatatacttagattagattagagtagaatttctatcttataataaaaaataaaaataaaatactacaaattttactacgtCACATTTACCAATCAATGTctcaccatttaaaaaaaaattaagtcaacattcatttattctaatttttttaatcgaTCAATTAAATGTCACGTCAATTTGTTAAGGCTATATTGTACAATTGCTAAAatctttaacatttttcatattatatatatatatatatatatgtaaggactcaatttgtaacgactccaaaatgatgttgggttcgcacattaagggcccaaacaatataatttgtagagcgtgggcttgaaaggctagaccttggtcaccgaacggtggttagtcatggtactCGTGGTGGACACGCAAGGACGAGCCATGGTTGTCCGTGGATCTTGCCTATCAAGCTTAATGTTCATATTCTTCCTTCTTCTATCTTGGGTCTCCCCCTCTTTCTTAGCGCCTAagcctttacattatatagcccttcacGGTTGATCATGATCCTCCATCTGTTGATTAGGCAGGTACCTatttgagtacctgtcccatcagccgtcTCCCCctactttttgttagttgcaataaccgaaaccacactgttcaggagtcttttcccatTAATATGGCCAAGAAGTTTgtgggcgcattcaatgcgaaggtgacgtcttttccttgaaccactcccacTCTGTACCCCCATGTGAGTCCCATTTtactcgccttttcttctgGGGGTGCTTCGGAGGCTACCTTGGACGACATGtctctcttccctttgaagtctcgggatgccgaggacagagacattctcggctgcatctctaggcTGTTTGGTCTTTCACCACTTGTCCTCAACAACTACTCTTCTCGGCACAGGTCCTGGGTCCTAATGAAAAGTGGGTTGGGTCAtaaattctttggccccacaatatatatatatatatatatatatatatataatggttcGTTTTCTCTATAAGCTAGAGTGTAAAATTCAATAATCTCCTATATATTGAAGCTGAAAAATCACTAcctatctctttctctcaacAAAGCAAAACTTAAAtgaaaataccaaaacaaaaattcaatctcAAACCTCAATTTTTGTGTACTAATTGAtggaaaattttcgtcactctctctatttaaagcaaaaaagtGGTTTTGTTAAAGCTTCTTTGGAGCTGGCTTCGAGTCTTCTTCTACATTGAGTCCGTCTCCTTCAAGTTTGGCAGATTATCTAAAAACTCTATTTCTTTCTTGCTTCGCTttgtctttgtttgtttttattctctgtacttttttttttaagagttattCTCTGTACTTGGTCGTGGTAGGAAATACAAATGTCATTGATCCATACATTTTACAAGAAGCAACTCGTTGTTCGAATTTATACTAGGGGTGGGGACGTGAGTAGCATaggatttattaaaaaaagaaaaagtaatctACAGTACTTCCACTTCCACACACCAATACTTATCCATCAGTgttctttctttaaaatatatatttataattaaatttcaatttctttgcttcttttgtttatacATATATGTACTCTCATGTAGGTGTTGACGAACACACTTCTTTGCTTGATATtcgtattatatatataatccaagttgttaactaaaaattatatatattttgtaaataaatatataattaattatcaaTTAACAAAGAAATGGTAACAGAACttgaatataaaaacttaattaataatttcataTCTTTTCATTATTGTCAATATTCGATTAACTTTCTCCATGGGTTATGAGTTTCTGTAATTGTTGTCTGTGGCTGTTTGGTGCTTTGATGTAATTTGTTTCGTGGGTATGGTGTGTAGTTCCTAGTTTTTATTTGAGGGAATTTATAGTTGTTTTTTCAGTATTAAacaggttatttatttatttctactTATTGAGaacagtttcttttttttttggagaaaccatCTGAAGCGTTTCATTAGTTTGACAATAACATTTGGTCAATTATTACAAAGCTGTTAGCCTCACAGTGAATGTCTTCAATCTAGATCTGAGGATCAGAAGAATTTTTGGCTAATTTAGCAGGCTTATCCGCTACAGCATTACCACTACGTTTTACATGGGAAAAGGAAGCAAAACgtaaatttgaaactaaaagACGAGTCTCATCAGTTATGTGTCCAAAGGAAGCCATGCTTGACGAAGTTGCTGAAAGATGCTTGTATACTACTTCAGAGTCTTCCTCAAAAATCACCTCCTGAAGACCAGTTTCGATGGCAAAAGTGACTGATCTTCGCCATGCCATAGCCTCTAAATCATCAACTGATGGAAGCAGAGGTACCCTTTCTGACAATGCTGCAATCACCGAACCTTCGGAGTTTCGGATTACAATTCCCAGGCCTGCACAGTTTAAGCCATGGAAGATTGCTCCATCACAGTTGGATTTGAGCAGAAGCGGTGGAGGTGGGAGCCAATTAGTCGGGTGACTTTCTACAGTAGTGTGCAGCGGTGGGAGTGTGGTTGTCTGAAATTTGTTGAGCCGCTCCAGAGCATCCCTGTGAATCTGTGATAATGGCAGCGATGGACTGCCCACTCTAGCTGCATTTCGATTAAACCAAATACTCCACGCTATGTATGCCACAGTTTCTGGAAGGTTGGACTCTTTGAGGAGCAAAATGCCGTGAAACTAGTCCCTAAAATTTGCAAACCCGTTCCGACAAAAAGCCTCGGCATGCCACAATTTCCCACCAAATTTCCTTCAGCAGTTGACACCCCTATAATGCATGCGCTGAGTCTTCCACCTCACTACCACAACGCTCACAGAGTGCATTTGGAATGGATAatcccttaaataaattttgttttgttgaaagGGAATCAGTGCAAGCACGCCAAATAAAGTGTAGAATCTTACTGGGGACATTGAGAGACCAAACTTGCTGCCAGAATGTTTTGTGAGCATTTCGGTTTGAAGGACCCGATTTAGCCTTTCCTGCCTTAGCAATGAGCAACTGGTAGGCTGTTTTTGTGGAGTAAATACCATTCTTTGTGGCAGACCATATCAATTTATCAGCTGAACCGCCATGGTTGAGAGGCAAACTTAGGATTGCGCTTGCTGCGTGAGGTAAAAACTCACTTCGGACACGATTCTCTAACCAGCAAGAATTTTCTTCATCAATAAGAGCACATACCCGAGTATTGTTTGGGAAATTTCTTTGTGGTGAGATGATGCAACTTGCATGTTGAGTTGGAAGCCACTTGTCCTTCCTAATAATAACCGATTTCCATTGCCAATCCTCCACCTAGACCCCAACCTCACCACCTGCCTAGCTTTTAGAATACTTTGCCAAGCATACGACCCTTTTGTCTTCACTTCATCATCCAAAATCGAGCAATTAGGGaagtattttgatttgaaaactTTGTATAGTAGGGAGTTAGTGTTGTGAAGAAGCCTCCATACCTGTTTTCCCAACATAGCAATATTAAAATTCTATGTCCTTGAAACTCAAACCCCCATTGCATTATGACAAATAAAGTTTTTTCCATGCtacccaatgaattttccttgCTTCCCCCTTATAAGCCCACCAGAACTTTCAGATTAGAGGCCCAATATCCTTGCATAAGGATTTAGGTAACATAAAGCAGCCTATGGTGTAAGTTGGCATGGCTTGAATTACTGCTTTTATCAGAATTACTCTATGCCCTTGTGATAGTAGTTTTTCCTTCCATCCTTAAATCTTGTGCCAAATCCTCTCTCTTATATAACTaagctttgatttttttgctCTACCAACAAAGGAAGGAAGGCCAAGGTAAGACTAAATATGTGTGGTGGCTGAAACTCCAAGTGTTGTTTAGATGGAAAGACCTTATTAATAATAGATATGAATAATAAGAACTAAAGTGACAAAAAACAGCTAAGAATTTTGTATCTCAGTGTCATAGTCGAAGAATCAAGTACTTGTAAGTTGTAAATCCTCTACATCTCATTGTTGTAAGTTATAACtatcaaaatataattaaaaagaaaaatgacaaaaaataaatttatgaatgaAATTGATAATTCACCCAAACTTATagtgtaattttgattttagccatcatttaaaaaaaaaaaattattgatatgcATATTAAATGATGTAGTGGCATGTTTTAAATGGATGTGGATTTAGTGAACTCAAAACAAACATAGTTTTAATGTGTTAAAATTATGTCCTTATAAGCTTAGTTGGAAGTTGGCATGTAATGGCTAGCTCATTAACGAGTATAGATGGAAgggtctttttattttttttattataaaaaatacataatgtTAGGTGTAACgatcataatttaaaaataggagataaaatcaaaattattctaaattaaGGATATAAATTGTTATTTAGTGTTAGGGATCTTAGTGTTGGCATATTCTGTGCAAATTTtccaagtatttttttt of the Quercus robur chromosome 10, dhQueRobu3.1, whole genome shotgun sequence genome contains:
- the LOC126704001 gene encoding uncharacterized protein LOC126704001; its protein translation is MPRLFVGTARVGSPSLPLSQIHRDALERLNKFQTTTLPPLHTTVESHPTNWLPPPPLLLKSNCDGAIFHGLNCAGLGIVIRNSEGSVIAALSERVPLLPSVDDLEAMAWRRSVTFAIETGLQEVIFEEDSEVVYKHLSATSSSMASFGHITDETRLLVSNLRFASFSHVKRSGNAVADKPAKLAKNSSDPQI